In one Nicotiana sylvestris chromosome 8, ASM39365v2, whole genome shotgun sequence genomic region, the following are encoded:
- the LOC138875371 gene encoding secreted RxLR effector protein 161-like, producing the protein MEASKVIDTLIATGTRLDIDETGSPVNQTMYRGIIGSLLYLTGSRLDIVFSMGLCARFQSNTKKSHLKVSKRILRYLKETQDLVLYYLSGDSFNPIGYADAYYAGYLVDRKSTSGMAHFLGSCLISWGTRQNSVDLSIAEAEYVSQHPIVLNFYGLNSN; encoded by the coding sequence atggaagcatcaaaggtgatagacactctCATTGCTACTGGCACTCGACTGGACATAGATGAAACTggatctcctgtgaatcaaaccatgtatagaggcattattgggtctctccTCTATCTCACTGGCAGCAGATTAGATATTGTTTTTAGTATGGGGTtgtgtgcaaggtttcaatcaaataccAAGAAATCTCACTTGAAGGTTTCCAAAagaatactgagatatctcaaagaAACACAGGACCTGGTATTGTATTATCTGtcaggtgacagttttaatccgattgggtatgctgatgcatattatgcaggttatcttgtggacaggaaaagcacttctggaatggctcacttcttaggttcatgtcttatctcttggggCACAAGGCAAAATTCAGTGGATCTTTCAATAGCTGAAGCTGAATATGTGTCACAACATCCTATTGTGCTCAACTTTTATGGATTAAACAGCAACTAG